The Amaranthus tricolor cultivar Red isolate AtriRed21 chromosome 2, ASM2621246v1, whole genome shotgun sequence genome contains the following window.
AAAAATTACTAAGCTAACGTTCGTGGACGCAAATGTTCAGGCACCACCGAAACTTGTAAATTGTATTGTTCTTTAAGAAATTGTAGAAATGATGTTGAATGTATTAAGTAAAAATGTCATGGTCCcttctatttttatttcttttgtttaattattaagATCAATTTCATGACCGGTTAAATAGCTAGTCTCTTTTGTGAGACGTATTTTAAGTTCaaatcattaaagattaatgtctacttatcgtatttttaatgcctacttatattatctttaaaGCTTACTTATCATAGCTTTAATACCTACTTTCAAcatcttaaatatttacttaaattattcttaatgcctactcttAAAGCGATCGTCTCtcgtaataattttttaattaaaaagttaCAATTTACAAATAGTCAAATAGATGGGCAATTTCAAGCCCACCTATAGAACACCACACTTCATGATCCCTTCCTTTGTAGTCATCTTTCCAGAGTTTCCTGTTCGTATTTTATTGGCGTGTGTAGAGTGAGAGCTACAGAGACAAACATTGCCTGGATTCCttgaatttgtttgaatttCATCCTGAATTTTCTATAAGTAAGACCCTTTTCTGAAAATTTCCAATCATTTCTATTTGTCACTTAGTTCTAATCGTAATtaaagttgctttttttttctttttcctgttTGCTATacctttatttatattttgagttaATAATTGTTTGTTCAAATATCGAACAATGAAGTATAGTTGTAGTTTTTGGTAATCATATAAGATTGATTCTTGTCAAATTTCTGAACTTATGTAGGGTGGAATTCCTGTTTTAAATGGGAAAAAACTGGAAAAGAAAATTACCCAATTTAGATTTAGGGTTATAATGTTCGTATCCCTATTCGGAATTAgggtttcaaattgaaaaaatttaatgtGGTTTGTTCAAACAATGTGTTTCTAGTTAGGTTTCATGGAAATTAGGAGTAGATTATGTTGCTGATTCTTCATGGATTAGTATGATTGTTAACCAAAAGTGTAGTTAGGGTAAATTTTTAGTTCAAACCTTGTGTTGCTTGGAATTGGCATGTAAAGTTGTAAATTTGTAGTTGAAATAAAGGGAATCTagaattttcttatatttttcacTGTTTATTAGTAAGCATGATTGTTCATTTGTTAGTGATCGATAATACTTGTTGCTACTTTGATCCGTATGTAGACTAAAATTGTGAGTTCTGCATAAGCTTTTTCAAGAGGAAATAGTTCTCCGAATCGAATTTTGTTGGCATTGATACTTTTTAAACCATggagaaaaatcaaaaaccgCACCCGATTTTTTGCTTCAAACTTCCATGGGAAACTAACATCCAAACTCACAAGAATAACTTCAGTAAAAGTCTTTGTGACTTCGATACGCCGTGGCTCTTCAAGTCTTTACATACCCTAGGAACCCTTTCTTTTAACTTCTTGAATTCAATAACAAATCCCAATCAAGATTCTCCATTTAAAAAATTCCAACTCAATTATGGCGGTGTTTCGAAGAAAAATAAGACGATGCAACCATTGAAACGGAGCTTAAGCCCAGATGAACAAGTAGAAGCAGAGCAACGAGCTTTAGCCATGGCACTGGCTAGTGGGAAAGAAGCAACCGTTGTTGAATTTTATTCTCCTAAATGCGCACTTTGCAATTCGCTTCTTGCATTTGTAACGGAAGTTGAAAATCGCAACGCTGATTGGCTCAACATTGTCATGGCCGATGCTGAGAACGAGAAATGGATGCCTGAGGTACCATCACCTTCTTCCTTATCGAGTAGTCTATTTTAGGCTTTAGCTTGTTATTCCAAGGAAGTTCAAGctactatttttttcaaatttcatgTTGTTTGTGGTAAATGTTGTGCAGCGTTGTTTTTGATAATCATTTTTGTCGGGTGATCAGACtaaaatataagtatataagtatataactaGTTTTCGTGATGTCCGTTAGGACAGTTACTCTATGTCTAAATCACTGAAACATAATTTGCTAGTTAGCTTGCCTTTTGAATTCgccgattcgctcaaaatggttcacAAATAGCCTAAAATCgtccataatttgcttttttcgatttgcgaatcatgtgacactggtctGAATAAAGTCTCGTCTAATAGGCAATCGCATCTGATCTTCTGTTGCGGTTATTTGTAAAGATTTGCATTTTGTAGTATTATTTATAACATGATCGTTTAATATTAACTTTGCAAGAATCCAATCTCCATACTTCTGAATCGGTTTCCCTTAATCTTGGTTTCCCTTTTTGTTGGTGCAGCTTCTTCATTATGACATAAAATATGTCCCCTGCTTTGTGATTTTGGACAAATCTGGCAAGGCACTCGCTAAGACGGGTGTTCCCAACAGTCGGCTGCATGTAGTTGCAGGTGTTTCACATCTTCTAAAATTGAAACGTCCTAAATGGGCATCgaataacaaaacataatatGCTCGAATGCTGTAAACTGGATACCATAGTGAGCATCCGGTTCGGTTGTGGAAGATGTTGAGCATCCTTAGTTCTAAAATGTGCGAGGCGCGATGGGTTGTCTTCCAACACAGGATGCTCGTTGCACTAAAAAGACAAGTATCTAAAGAGGTGGCACGTAATGTTAAACTCTTAGaagtttaaagttttttttgcgGAGTTTGTTGCAGAATATGAATGTGTATCGTTCTACTTTAGTTGGGGATGATGTCGAGAAACCTTAGCATTTAAATGCGCAAGGCACGATGGTATGCTTCAGAGGCTCAAAGCATCTGATTTGCACCTTGGGCGCCTCTGCTGCACCTCATGGGACGACTCACCTTGTATCGGCTTCTTTAAGGCGCTAGCGTCTCATGGCATGCCTTTTAGTTGTGTATTTTTCTTTTGGACAGAAGTATGtaaattttctttcaaaattaGTTGTTTGATGATCATATAACCTTCATTATTATGTTGTGAATTGGGTAAAGTCATTAGTAACAGCGAAGAAACCTGACCTTAGACTTAAAGATTCTTATTTTGGgaacttaaaattttttgaattttttttttcagatttctTTTTCGAAAgaagtttattttattcaatcttTCATGTTCGGTTTAGGTCAGGTCGCTCATGGCCTTTAAATCTAATTTGGTTCATGGGTTTGAGTTGTTTTGAGTTGGGGTTTTGCTGATTTTTCAGGATCCTAAGAATTCAATTTGTACACTCAGTTTTGGACTCTATTTTGGGTCAACCCGTTTTCTATTGTATTTCATCTAAACTTGAGTTTGGATCACAAAATTATGCACAGTAGCACATAGTATTCTCAATTCAATGCACACAATTATGCACATAGTATTCTCAAATAATCCTTGTTTGCCACAATTTTACACTTCATATAGTTGATTTCATATTGTTTGGTTGAAGATTTTGCGTTGTTTTTACATTGAAATCACTTTTGCCTAGTTGGATTTGTCAATTTTAGGTCATTATGGGGTTTTGTGGACCTAGATAGGAgtagaaatgaaaaaaatggaTGGGCGGGTATATGTTTCATTTTTTCCATATTCATACCcacttataattttcaaatcacCGCATTCCCGCTATCTATGGCTGGTAAATTGTTCATACCATCGCAAGTTCACGTAGATACGTGTAACAACATTCCTACCGAGCATCCAACTTGGTATACTTATCATGGTTCATACCTCTTTAGACCCGTATTATATCCTTGTTATATTCACCTTATCCTCACTTCATAACCGTCCATCACATTGAGGGGGTTTTTGGTATAAGTTTTTAAATAGAAAGGAAATGGAAACAAATAAAGATCTCAAAGGGTAACAATAACCCTTATCTTATTCTTTCTCATTTTAACCACGACTACTATCATCCCTCAAAATTCACAACCTTAAACCTCTATGTTTGTGGATGGAGTACATGACATAAAATGATGAGAATCAAGAGGAGTTGTGGATGCAAGTTGAGAGACAAATGAATATAGCAGgttttgatggtaatgaaaatgtttgtgagcATGAATGGAGAAGAGAAGTATTTTGTTACAACTCATATTTGAGTGGTAACAAACAAAGGGAATGAGTTACTCTTAAGTAACGGATTTTGTTATCCAAATTCCAAATTAAACACATTGTAACGAATTGGATTAATTGATTCCGTTACTAAGACAATAAATTtacataccaaacacccctgaaaatgtatttttttcaaaattttgttgaaatgtAGGGACAAATGGGTATAATGTTAGTGTGGGCGGGTATAGGAAGGACAGAACGATTAAGTATGGGGCATGTAAGTTTTCATAGTTACTGCTTATCGGCTATCGATAGCAAATAAGATTTTTCATACTTGTATTCACTAACTAGCAATTGAATAATGCATCTTCATATATACACACTTCGATTGGGGTGAATGCGCCGCAAAACACGTGAATTTTACCTACTTATCATCCCAGCTAATGTCACATGTACGTTTGCTAATATTATCAGATTTCATATCCCAAAATTTGATCACAGAATTATGCACATAGTATTCTCATTGAACTCCatgaagtaattttttttcataaattgttatgagagacggtctcttcgaaagacgcattagatatatgggctaaacagcccaactaatataaattaaagagaaaataaaaatgtgaactttttgttttgaggtcgtatttttgagagacggtctcttacaagagtagctggttgttctttttttttttttttttttttttttttttgcggcTATTCTTTACTCCTTTACATAACCCATATCTTGATGCTCCCCAACCTCTTGGACTGTCACATTTTAAAGGGTTTTCATAAACTGCACCTGATTCAATTCAGAAACCATGTTCTTCACCTAAGGAACACTGAATACATGAACAAGTATATGACTAcatgattcaatgcttccaaTTTGTAACCATTACTttttatatcatcatcatcatgatcgTACCTgttatatcccgctcatagaaactatgatcGAGAGTCGGGGAGCTTTTTATATGTTTCTAACTATTTTGTCTATAAGTCTCTTGTCTTTTTAGGTTTTGTTTTTCAAACAAGTGTATCTTAGTGATCATGATCAGACATTATCTCAGTTTGTAAGAGAAGAGGATTATTACTTGTTCATGATTTGAGCTACTCTTATGAGAGACTATCTCTTGGTAAGACGAGCTCAAAATAAGAAGCccatatttaataatttgtattaattgggttaTTTAACTCATGTATGAAGTGCATCTCATGATCAGATCGTCTCATTCAAGAATTTGCGTAATGATTTTACTCATCTATAGTCTATATATGTCCGCATCATCTTATTTAAACCGTATTGTAAACCTTGTTGGGCTTATCACGTATGAAATAGAGAACAACAAACAATCTAGATTGACACCGAAAAAGCCGTCTCACAATTGATATTGGGTCTAGGACAGGTGAATGAGATTTGAATTTTGAACCCGTAACTTCTTATCATATTTGGTTCTGATACCATGACCGAAATACTAGTTTTGCAGTATGGATCAAACTGCACCGTTTCATATTCAATTGTTTTGggcaattttaattttgttatagTATGTTTGCCATTTGTTTTAGTCTGCATTACATTGCAGTGTTGGTCGGAGGGATTGTTTGCTTGTTATTGCTACAAACAAATACTGACGGACAAACTCATAAGTTTGCTActacatttatttatataatttcaaGATTGCAATAATGTGGTGAGGATGAAGTCTTACTATTTCCGAGTATGATCATTTGTTCCATTTTCACATAGTTTTCTCCTTCACATAATATACCCAATACaataaaatgtgaaaaaaaaaaattattccttGAATTAACTCTTATGATGACAATATTAGGGAGATTAATTATACACTATATATTTTACTTAGTGTGGGCTTATTTCATGCTACATTGTCCCAAttgttttatgattttaatctatcaacataataaacaatagagattgttattgttttattgTGAGATAAGTCTATATAATTAAAGAGCCTTAgctaattaaaaaattagggtttctctttataaattgaatattttaatcacaaattattgAGAGAGATTATCTCTTTAGGCTGaccaaaaaatttcaaaaacaaaaagaaagctaaaaaaacaccaaaaaaagataaaaaaaatctacttCACACATACCATAAGCAGCTCCTTCACATACAATTAACACTTGGTATATATACCATAAACGCCTATTAGTACTACTGTAAACACAAAGTATATGGTACGTGAATAAGGTGTTTATGTTATAAGATATAGGtgtttatcatattttaattagataTTTATGATATGTGAAATAGATGTTTATAAAAATAGATAAGCACCTACTTGACAtaccataaatatatatttcacAAAATTTTGAACAGCTACTACACATGCCATAAATACCAACTTTACATACTAAAAACACATACTTTATATACTATAATCACctactttaaattttataaaagtgTGCAAGAAGAgagttttgttttattaaattcatTGAACCACTAGTGAGAAGGTCATCTCTCTAAGATACAGACTCCCCGAagcattttaattaatttgattgtaCTCTTTAGTCTAATTTAAAACAATCTAGTGATAAAATCGtcttaaatgaaattttttttaaaaagggaACCTAACCCTCGGAATCAACTTGTTAAAGGAGTAGTACATTCCAATTGACAAATTTTTATGTGATATGGTCTTATCGTGAGACATTCTTTATAAATGGGTCGAATAATCCaactaacataattattaacatatCGACTTCTTATTTTAAGGTTGTTTCATCGAAAAACGGTCTCTCAATtgctcttttaattttatttttactccctctattcttttttgttcgtcttatttactttttgtacacatttactttttgtacagttttcaaagtaaattttaagctttaatatctctaaatacgcatcataaaaaattataaaaaaattataatgaaaaagtatacattaagacgaatctaacgagatctcaaaTGGagatattttatcatctatatatatcttaaaaaccttaattaaatttctctctctaaagTAAAATATTCTAAACGAGAAGAATATTAGAAAACGAAGGGACTATTTTCCAAATTTACCACCCCGACAATTGTCGATAATAAAATTTTGGTTGTCTTTGTCTTATATTTGACAACATAGATTTTTGTCCTCAGAATTTATTTGACAAATCTAAATTGGCATTTATTATCCAGCGGAATGATAAcacaattattattagtattctGTGGGCTTTGGCAGCCATTAAAACACAACCGTTTTAAGCTCCGATGTAGTTGTACACTATATTGTCCATTAGAGGAAAACGGTCCGTTTGATAATCAGTACTAAATAATGGGAATTATAATAGAAagttaatgtaatttttatagaaatatattttgacaaatttaatgttgatgtttattatctttcaacaatctcattttcttcacaaaattcatttcagTGCATTAAcatttgaacatgtggtattaggtgataatgaaaatttgtaaacaagaaaatttttaatgacatgatacaaattatgaaaatttacacttcAAATCATTCCTATTACCACTAATTAGCTCTGTTAACCAAACGGATCGTTATGATATTAAGAAGAATATACTTTCACTATTCTATAATAAATACTACATTAGGACTTTATACAAATGTTAAGGAAATAACAAACACCctaaagaaaatcaaaagtgAATGCCcacattttttatgaaaaaattaggGTAAAGAAGATATTTATAGATTCTTTTTATTTCAGATTAAGTAATGTtgcatatatattataatataggtgaAAAAGAAAAGCGTATTAGGTAATATGAAATGGATCGAGGAAATATATATCAAGTGAAGTACTTACGCATAGTAAATGTGATTCTAAAcatcattgaaatttatatcaTGGGACAAATTAAACTTATGTTCCCATTATGTTTGTTTTCTATATATTACAGGGTATACTAAGAAAAAGAAGGTTAGATGAGAATCGATTATCGAACTTTACTTAGAAAAGACattatttactttaattaagataaaattttattcttaattaatacAAGATCTCATTAGTTTTATCCTTGAAACCTAGATAGCACCATTTTTGGTAGTAGGAGTACAATTAATTGATGCAATATAGTATTCCATTCCCAAAATTTTTGTCTTATCGTGAGAATTTATTCGAGGAGGACTTAAGTTAAGTAAGCATCAATGAAGTAAATTACATATCTCCTTCGTTTTCTTTTAAGTTGCATATAGAGAGAGTTTCATACTTTTTATggaaaaatttatcaaaaatggAATCATTGAATTGGAATGTGATAATGTTGTAATTCTTAATAACTCATGAGAATAAATTTTTTAGCACATACAAAATTTCCTCAAGCAAGAAtaagcaaaataaacaaaaacgaTATAATGATAGAATATAAAACATCATCTCTCAAATgtgctaaataataaaaaaaacgaaGAAAGTATATGATACAGTATGTGAATTTATGATAAATTGTTTTTGTCATATTCAAAAGCTACTTATAGTACTTTTATTATGATTGATCACTTTTTCTCAAATATACTATATACTCAATCAAATGTGCTATATAAGATTAACTATCGACTCAATGGCTTAAAATGAGTCAATACATTCAGCAAATCAAATCAGCGACACGATTTGCGAATGACACCttgtttaattttgttatttctAACACTCCATTCTTAATGTTACTATGTCTAAAGTCACCCTACACAAACCAAAGTGAAGTCATTCTACCAGGGGTGAAATGGCCCACCAAACATGTTTGGTGGAACCGTGGAGATGTTGAACAACAAACCCGTATAATATGGTGTGATGAAGAATACTTGAGATTGACGTTTATGGGGTAAATAGCTCGTTTAGATGGGATTATCGAATCAAACATTTCAAATCAGATTAGATTTTTTCTAGATTAAATTTAGAACGGATTAAGTGCGTATATAAATTTGGGACTAATTTCAAAGTAAATCAACTGATCAAGAAATCAAACACACTTTATTCTGATctataaagtatataatatattattgagtttcaactttttaatttaatttaaaatgattaaaaatttaaaatacattaatatattatataatctatCATATATGTACTCTATTATGTTATGTTTGTATTTGTACTGCAATACAAAAATACCGGAGTTTACTCATTGCTTAAAATCCTATACAAAATTACACGGTAGAGtacctcaaaaaaattacacACTAGACACTTGTCACTTATGATTGGTAGTTAAGGAGATAAGTAGTTGATAAGTGACCTTATAATTATCATTGGTTGTTAATTTAGGATGCATTCTTTTGTTCTTATACTAACGTCTTTACAAAAATTCCTTTCAAAGAGACATTTCAGTTGTTGTCTcttagttttaatttatttcatcctaattttaaatgatacttTGATCATAATGAGTGATGGGACAGACAAACAACAAAtagtttttaatataatattaaattaataataataataataataattactctTTGTCTTATCGAATTTAACCCCAAGACATTTGTTGTAGAAATCataaaaagtgagaaaaacatgtagattaaataaaaagataagttaaatatatggatgaaattatgagaataaaagaaaatatttgagTTATAGtcaatataaataagaaaattttaataGAACAAAATTGGGCTAAATTTCTTAAGGGATCCACtatataatataaaagaaaTGGTGATAAGAGATTTTTGTCGTTATTTTTATCGCCAAACTTGTTTAGCAATAAAAAGCTCTATTGCCATCATTTTTATCGGcaaattgtatttttattaacttttttatcgATAAGTTAACAATAAAACATCTTTTTTATCGATGTTTTGCCGATATATTTTAtcgtcaattttttttatgggGGAGAAAAGCCAAAAATATTGATGTTGGAAAAAGACAGTGAAAAAAAAGCTAAGATTACTACTCCTAGTAGTGTAATCTTATCTCTAGAAAATTATAGGGGTGGACAGAAATTAATTGAGTCTATATTCTATGCTCCGTATTAGTCTTAGACTTTAGAGGTATGGGTCTTGAAAAGTACATTTTTCCTTCCCatttaatttctgaattttctGAGTTTCACCAGAAAATTACCTTAAATATGTTAAGGGAGAGTATAACTTTTCTTTACAGAATTGTAAAttctgttttgattttgttaCTGTTGTGTTATAAATTTATAGCCTTGTAGGGTGAAAATGATTAATAATCTATAAAATCccatttaatttatgaaaaaaaatcttaaatttttataaaggcaTGATCATTGTAAGCTAGGATAGGGTTGTAAGAACAAAGAGATCGTGATAATGAACTCTTTGCTTTGATCGGTAATTTGGACATAAACTTTATAGATTGATATGTGTCATTTAAGacattcaaaattttaatacaAATATCTGATTGCGTTTCTTTgtgatatttttttcataatggTACTTAAGAAAGAGTGAAATTCACAGAGAGATAAATAATCTCCTTACACATTGTATGTAAACTAAATGGATTGTTTAAGGAAGAATAGAagttaggaaaaattacctagaataatcttattttttcatgattttactataataatctcatctattgattaaccatgaataatcccaactttgaagggtattttcctagagtaaacccgaTAATCGGATAACTTGTCatagcaaattttatttttttaaaataagataaattaaaataaaatgtcgaaaaaatcttttaaaatgttttaaaaaatttctgaaatttttttattatttagaatttattaagtaaatttttaaaatttttcactaattttacattaattttaagtttacttttttt
Protein-coding sequences here:
- the LOC130806653 gene encoding uncharacterized protein LOC130806653, producing the protein MEKNQKPHPIFCFKLPWETNIQTHKNNFSKSLCDFDTPWLFKSLHTLGTLSFNFLNSITNPNQDSPFKKFQLNYGGVSKKNKTMQPLKRSLSPDEQVEAEQRALAMALASGKEATVVEFYSPKCALCNSLLAFVTEVENRNADWLNIVMADAENEKWMPELLHYDIKYVPCFVILDKSGKALAKTGVPNSRLHVVAGVSHLLKLKRPKWASNNKT